TCGAAGCCGGCATCTTCGAGCGCAGGGCCTGCCGTCACCCCTTCTACGACCGGGCCTCCCTGCTCATCCTGGGCGATCACGTCACCCTCGAGGCGGGCACCGGCTGCGTGCATACCGCGCCCGGGCACGGCCAGGACGACTATGTGGTGGGCCTGGCCTACGGCCTGGAGGTCTACAACCCGGTCAACGACTATGGCATCTATCGGGACGACCTGGAGTTTTTCGGCGGCATGAAGGTCGCCGAGGCCAACGGCGCAGTGAACGAAAAACTGCGGGAGGTCGGCGCCCTGCTCAAGGAGGGCAAGGTGTCCCACAGCTATCCCCACTGCTGGCGCTGCAAAAAGCCGATCATCTTCCGCGCCACCGAGCAGTGGTTCATCTCCATGGAGGCCAACGACCTGCGCAAAAAGGCGCTGCAGCACATCAACGACGTGCAGTGGATCCCCCGCTGGGGCCGTGAGCGCATCTACGGCATGATCGAGAACCGTCCCGACTGGTGCATCAGCCGCCAGCGCAGCTGGGGCGTGCCGATCATCATCTTCTACTGCGCCAAGTGCGGCGAGGCGATCACCGACGGCAAGGTCCTGCATCATGTCGCCGATCTCTTCGAGGAGTCGGGCAGCGACCTCTGGTTCGAGAAGGAGGCCGCCGAGCTGGTGCCCCCCGGCACGGTCTGCGGGGCCTGCGGCCACGGAGAATTCACCAAGGAAAGCGATATTCTCGACGTCTGGTTCGATTCGGGGGTGTCCCATGCCGCCGTGCTGGAACATCGGGATTATCTCAACTCTCCGGCCGAGCTCTATCTGGAAGGGAGCGACCAGCATCGCGGCTGGTTCCACTCCAGCCTGCTCGCCTCGGTCGGCACCCGCGGCGTCGCCCCCTACCGGGCCGTGCTCACCCACGGCTTCGTGGTCGACGGCAACGGCAAGAAGATGTCGAAATCGATGGGCAACGTGGTGGCTCCCGACGAAGTCATCAAGAAGTTTGGCGCCGAAATCCTGCGCCTGTGGGTCGCCGCCCAGGATTACCGGGACGACATCCGCATCAGCCAGGAGATCCTGCAGCGTCTGTCCGACGCCTACCGGCGCATCCGCAACACCGCCCGCTACATTCTCGGCAACATCCACGATTTCGACCCGGCCCGGGACAGCGTAGCCGACGGCGAACTGCTGGAAATCGACCGCTGGGCCCTCGGCAAGCTGGAGGAACTGGTCGCCCGGGTCGAGCGGGCCTACGAGGAGTACGAGTTCCACGTTCTGTACCATGCGGTGCACAACTTCTGCAGTGTGGAGATGAGCTCCTTCTACCTCGACGTACTCAAGGACCGCCTCTACGTTTCGCCGAAAAAGGGCCTGGCCCGGCGCAGCGCCCAGACCGCCATGTATCGGATTCTCGATGCCCTGACCCGGCTGATGGCGCCGGTTCTCTCCTTTACCGCCGAGGAGATCTGGGAGCATATGCCCGGTGAAAAGGAGTACAGCGTCCATCTGGCGCGATTCCCCCGCTTCGACAGCAGACTGTTGGACAGTGCTCTGGACGGGCGCTATGACGATCTGCTGGCGGTGCGTTCCGATGTTTCCAAAGCCCTGGAACTGGCCCGCAACGCCAAGCTGATCGGCCATTCCCTCGACGCCCTGGTGATGCTCCAGGCTCCCGAGGGCAAATGGGCCGACCTGCTGCGGAGTTACCGGAACGAACTGGCCACCCTGTTCATCGTGTCCCAGGTGGAACTGGTGGAGCTGGCCGACGATGCCGTGTCGGGAGAGGAGGTTGCGGGCCTGAGAATCAGGATCGAAAAGGCCCGGGGCGAAAAATGCGAGCGGTGCTGGAACTACGCCACCACCATCGGCGAGGACAGGGGTCATCCCTCCATCTGTCATCGCTGCAGTGCAGCACTGGCGGCCGAATAATGGCGGCCCGGTTTCGTCTGCTGGGTGCGGTGGCCGCTTTTGTGGTGCTGCTCGACCAGATCACCAAAATCCATATCGACCGGACCTTTGCCCTCTACGAGTCGCTCCCGGTGGTACCGAACTTCTTCGCCATCACCTATCTGCGCAACAAGGGAGCAGCTTTCGGCATCCTGGCCGACAGTTCCGTTCGGGTACCCTTCTTCATTATCGTGTCCCTGCTGGCGATTGCTGCCATCTTCTGGTACTTTCGGCAACTCCAGCCCGGCCAGACCGGTCAGCAGGTCGGGCTGAGCCTCATTCTCGGCGGAGCGGTGGGTAACCTCATCGACCGGATCCGCCTGGGCGAGGTCATCGACTTTCTCGACGTTCACTGGTACCAGTACCATTGGCCCGCCTTCAACGTGGCCGATTCGGCGATCTGTGTCGGTGTCGGGCTGCTGCTGCTCTGCATGTGGCGGGAGGAGCGGAGGTTGAAGGTGGAGAGGCGTGAGGGGTGAGGAGTGAGGAGTGAAGGCGATCAGACCGATTCGGCTGATCAGTCTGACCCGACCGATCGGTCCTATGAAACCGATCTCCGCCTGCATTACCACATCTCCAAAGCCGCCAGCCACGCCCCCGCCGTGAGCAGCGCCGCTCCGATTCCGGCGAGCGCGTTCAGCTTGGAATCCCCTTTGAGACGCGAAGCGGGCCAGCCGAGGAGGAGGCCGGCGAGGAAACCGAGCAGGTGAGCGCCGATGTCGGTGTTCTCGCCGCCGGTGCCGAGCAGACCCAAAAGGGCGAGAGCCGCGGAGACCGGCAGCAGCCAGCGCTTCAGCAGATGGCGGCGATGACGCAGGGCGCTGCGTGAGGCGAGGATGCCCACGGCGCCGAACACCGCCGTCGAAGCGCCTACCGCCCGGTGCCAATCCGGCTGCAACAGGGCATTGGCGACGTTCCCGAGAAGCCCGCTGACGACCACCAGGGCCCAGCCCCAACCGGCTCCGATCTCCCGGCACAGACGATCAATGAAAAACCCGCCGATGACCAGGTTTCCCAAAAGATGAAGTCCGTCCGCGTGGAGGGTGAGGGATGTGATCGCCCGCCACCACTGTCCCTCCAGGATTTTGCCGGCATCGGCATTGCCCAGTTCCGTCCAGTTGATGGACGCAAACCCGAAGCTTTCAAGGGACAGCCAGGTCAGGTTGTGAAAGATGCCCAGCAATCCCAGGATCGAAAGGGTGAGCAGGGTGTTCTGATGGTGGGGTTCCGGCTCCGGGGGCGGCGGTGGCCAGTTGCGGTT
This portion of the Syntrophotaleaceae bacterium genome encodes:
- the lspA gene encoding signal peptidase II; its protein translation is MAARFRLLGAVAAFVVLLDQITKIHIDRTFALYESLPVVPNFFAITYLRNKGAAFGILADSSVRVPFFIIVSLLAIAAIFWYFRQLQPGQTGQQVGLSLILGGAVGNLIDRIRLGEVIDFLDVHWYQYHWPAFNVADSAICVGVGLLLLCMWREERRLKVERREG
- a CDS encoding rhomboid family intramembrane serine protease: MTDPIDIKTGDSSSGQDQWTELPPVLSRSRARLAALVLESCGIPFGLERKGRAWQLSVPPAERERALFELEQYERENRNWPPPPPEPEPHHQNTLLTLSILGLLGIFHNLTWLSLESFGFASINWTELGNADAGKILEGQWWRAITSLTLHADGLHLLGNLVIGGFFIDRLCREIGAGWGWALVVVSGLLGNVANALLQPDWHRAVGASTAVFGAVGILASRSALRHRRHLLKRWLLPVSAALALLGLLGTGGENTDIGAHLLGFLAGLLLGWPASRLKGDSKLNALAGIGAALLTAGAWLAALEMW
- the ileS gene encoding isoleucine--tRNA ligase yields the protein MDYKDTLNLPVTEFPMRGNLPQREPEILKKWQAEGLYRKLEEAGAGLPNFTLHDGPPYANGHTHIGHALNKILKDIVLKSRRMKGFYAPYVPGWDCHGLPIELMVDKQLGSKKRDMSKVEVRKACRQYAEKWVQIQSDEFERLGVLGEWDRPYLTMTENYEAATARELARFAERGGLFKGRKPIHWCSSCVTALAEAEVEYADHTSASIYVKFPYVDELPPELKELDGKKISFVIWTTTPWTIPANLAVCLNPALPYAAVETAGEVLVMAEGLVEPVMKAVGAENYRVLTTFEAGIFERRACRHPFYDRASLLILGDHVTLEAGTGCVHTAPGHGQDDYVVGLAYGLEVYNPVNDYGIYRDDLEFFGGMKVAEANGAVNEKLREVGALLKEGKVSHSYPHCWRCKKPIIFRATEQWFISMEANDLRKKALQHINDVQWIPRWGRERIYGMIENRPDWCISRQRSWGVPIIIFYCAKCGEAITDGKVLHHVADLFEESGSDLWFEKEAAELVPPGTVCGACGHGEFTKESDILDVWFDSGVSHAAVLEHRDYLNSPAELYLEGSDQHRGWFHSSLLASVGTRGVAPYRAVLTHGFVVDGNGKKMSKSMGNVVAPDEVIKKFGAEILRLWVAAQDYRDDIRISQEILQRLSDAYRRIRNTARYILGNIHDFDPARDSVADGELLEIDRWALGKLEELVARVERAYEEYEFHVLYHAVHNFCSVEMSSFYLDVLKDRLYVSPKKGLARRSAQTAMYRILDALTRLMAPVLSFTAEEIWEHMPGEKEYSVHLARFPRFDSRLLDSALDGRYDDLLAVRSDVSKALELARNAKLIGHSLDALVMLQAPEGKWADLLRSYRNELATLFIVSQVELVELADDAVSGEEVAGLRIRIEKARGEKCERCWNYATTIGEDRGHPSICHRCSAALAAE